In Rheinheimera sp. MM224, one DNA window encodes the following:
- a CDS encoding SAM-dependent methyltransferase, with amino-acid sequence MFYPLMPQLLSDQFLHLDLLLTQYQQFWRFSPFHFTVLPWADTTVGQNLQRLTAAEIEQLDQDEVYRRSYFSEFFPELNQFSPFDLATPDSKKPTQTELPFWFSRDIKGRKLEQIQAFATEMKKVDLPVLEWCAGKGHLGRWLCFSQQREVTSLEWQEALCVEGQQQAQKLKLSHHFIQADVLSEDSSKHLQAGQQVVALHACGDLHIRLLQLASRVGTKQLDIVPCCYHLIACEQYQALSTQAQQSFLGQLSRDELKLAVQAQVTAGERVTRLRHIEVMWRLAYQELYQALQGGTQYRPLSSVPKHWFSGEFSAFASWAAEQHQWQIQADTNWEHYLQLGQQRHLLVQKMQLVRSLFRPLLEQWLVLDRALFLQQQGYQVQVKQFCDYQLTPRNLMISASKS; translated from the coding sequence ATGTTTTATCCGCTTATGCCTCAGCTTTTATCTGACCAGTTTTTACACTTGGATTTATTGCTCACTCAGTACCAGCAGTTCTGGCGCTTCAGCCCTTTTCATTTCACTGTTTTGCCCTGGGCTGATACAACAGTAGGGCAGAATTTACAGCGGCTCACTGCTGCAGAAATAGAGCAACTTGATCAGGATGAAGTGTATCGGCGCAGCTATTTTTCTGAGTTCTTTCCTGAGCTAAATCAGTTCAGTCCTTTTGACCTTGCAACACCTGACAGCAAAAAGCCAACGCAAACTGAGCTGCCATTCTGGTTTAGCCGTGATATTAAAGGACGGAAACTGGAACAAATTCAGGCTTTTGCGACAGAGATGAAAAAGGTGGATTTGCCCGTGCTGGAATGGTGTGCTGGCAAAGGCCATTTAGGACGCTGGCTTTGTTTTAGCCAGCAGCGAGAGGTAACCAGCCTGGAATGGCAAGAGGCGCTTTGTGTTGAGGGCCAACAGCAGGCGCAAAAACTCAAGCTGTCACACCATTTTATTCAGGCAGATGTGTTATCCGAAGACAGCTCAAAGCACCTCCAAGCAGGTCAGCAGGTTGTGGCTTTGCACGCCTGTGGTGATTTGCATATCCGCTTGCTACAACTGGCAAGCCGTGTTGGCACAAAGCAACTGGACATAGTGCCTTGTTGTTATCATTTAATAGCTTGCGAGCAGTATCAGGCGTTATCAACACAAGCTCAGCAAAGTTTTTTGGGCCAGTTAAGCCGTGACGAACTCAAGCTGGCAGTGCAGGCTCAGGTCACAGCAGGAGAGCGGGTGACACGCTTGCGTCACATCGAAGTGATGTGGCGTCTGGCCTATCAGGAGTTGTATCAGGCATTGCAAGGGGGGACTCAATACCGGCCTTTGTCTTCTGTGCCTAAGCATTGGTTTAGTGGCGAGTTCAGTGCTTTTGCAAGCTGGGCCGCAGAGCAGCATCAATGGCAAATTCAGGCAGATACAAACTGGGAGCATTATCTGCAGCTTGGGCAACAACGGCATTTATTAGTACAAAAAATGCAGCTGGTTCGATCCTTGTTCCGGCCTTTACTGGAGCAGTGGCTAGTACTGGACAGAGCCTTGTTTTTGCAACAACAAGGCTATCAGGTACAGGTTAAACAATTCTGTGACTATCAACTGACACCCCGTAATCTGATGATTAGCGCCAGTAAAAGTTAA
- a CDS encoding S1 family peptidase: MLQKTWTSLLLLVLCCCSAPGYSAAVAEKVFADYADALLQIKVLEHASGAKSAIGSGFLLAEPNLVVTNYHVVSEAVLFPQKYQLEFLAQNQQKGKLEIVAVDVVNDLALLKTDYKAAKSFQVQQQAPVQGAAVYSLGNPHDLGLIVVPGTYNGLQKHSFYPRIHFTGAINSGMSGGPAVNETGEVIGVNVASAGNDLGFLVPAAALQKLLAKQPVADIKQDIHQQLISNQQAMFQQILQADWQLKNFGPATVPDEIVPFIRCWGTSNVEKDKDDVKRVNAFCNQPEEIFLSSEFSTGRIEMQFEWLQAKDLHPLQFFRRYQHSINQMNADNSAGEDDVTAYSCQNQLVSPVEGQHAKAVFCLRAYRNYPQLFDVAYISASLDHQQQGVISHFTLAGVDQKMALEFSRKFIGAVVWQ, from the coding sequence ATGCTGCAAAAAACATGGACCAGCTTGTTGTTGCTGGTTCTGTGCTGTTGCTCAGCCCCCGGTTACAGTGCTGCTGTGGCTGAAAAAGTATTTGCCGATTACGCCGATGCCTTGTTGCAAATTAAAGTACTGGAGCATGCTTCAGGCGCTAAGTCGGCGATAGGCAGTGGTTTTTTACTGGCCGAACCTAATCTGGTGGTCACCAACTACCATGTAGTGTCCGAAGCTGTGTTATTCCCGCAGAAGTATCAGCTGGAATTTCTGGCGCAAAATCAGCAAAAGGGCAAACTTGAAATAGTGGCCGTTGATGTGGTCAACGATTTAGCTCTGCTAAAAACCGACTACAAAGCAGCCAAGAGTTTTCAGGTGCAACAGCAGGCTCCGGTGCAAGGGGCTGCAGTGTATTCTTTGGGAAATCCTCATGATTTAGGCCTAATAGTGGTACCTGGTACCTACAACGGTCTGCAAAAACATAGCTTTTACCCTCGTATTCATTTTACCGGCGCTATTAACAGCGGCATGAGCGGTGGCCCTGCGGTGAATGAAACAGGTGAGGTGATTGGCGTCAATGTGGCGTCAGCCGGTAATGATTTGGGGTTTTTAGTACCAGCAGCAGCCTTACAAAAGCTACTGGCGAAACAGCCTGTGGCTGATATAAAACAGGATATTCACCAGCAACTGATCAGTAACCAGCAAGCGATGTTTCAGCAAATTCTGCAGGCAGACTGGCAGCTGAAAAACTTTGGTCCTGCCACAGTGCCGGACGAAATAGTGCCTTTTATCCGCTGCTGGGGCACGTCCAATGTGGAAAAAGACAAAGACGATGTCAAAAGAGTAAATGCCTTTTGTAATCAGCCGGAAGAAATCTTTTTATCATCAGAATTCAGTACAGGCCGCATCGAAATGCAGTTTGAATGGCTGCAGGCCAAAGACTTACACCCACTGCAGTTTTTCCGCCGTTACCAGCACAGCATCAATCAGATGAATGCCGACAACAGTGCAGGTGAAGACGATGTGACCGCTTATTCCTGCCAGAATCAGCTGGTGAGTCCGGTGGAAGGTCAGCATGCCAAGGCAGTATTTTGTTTAAGAGCCTATCGTAATTATCCGCAACTTTTTGATGTGGCTTATATTTCTGCTTCTTTAGACCATCAGCAACAAGGCGTGATCAGCCACTTTACATTAGCAGGTGTTGATCAAAAAATGGCCTTAGAGTTCAGCCGTAAGTTTATTGGAGCTGTGGTATGGCAGTAA
- a CDS encoding acyltransferase — protein MLHFLPAPIRGSISFLLYFINTIFWATPILILAIVKLPPVKTWQTWITYLLDFCATSWITLNNLTSRTFTRIRWDIKGIDNLSVKDWYLVMANHQSWVDILVLQKVFNHKAPFLKFFLKKELIYVPVIGLCWWALDFPFMQRLTAKQLAEKPELKGTDIATTRKACEKFRYKPVSVMNFLEGTRFTQYKHDKQQSPFTHLLKPKAGGISFVLNAMGEHLHKLLDVTICYPKEIPTFWDYISGKVQDIKVRVRVLPIDPNLIGDYEDPVFKQRFQAWVNQLWLDKDQLLSELKQGERS, from the coding sequence ATGCTGCATTTTCTACCAGCCCCAATACGTGGCTCGATTTCTTTTCTGCTGTACTTTATCAACACTATTTTTTGGGCCACCCCTATCCTGATCCTGGCCATAGTGAAGTTGCCTCCGGTAAAAACCTGGCAAACCTGGATCACCTATTTACTCGACTTCTGTGCTACCAGCTGGATCACGTTAAATAACTTAACCAGCCGAACCTTTACCCGCATTCGCTGGGATATCAAAGGCATAGATAATTTAAGCGTCAAAGATTGGTATCTGGTGATGGCGAATCATCAGTCCTGGGTTGATATTCTGGTGCTGCAAAAAGTCTTTAACCACAAAGCGCCGTTTTTAAAGTTTTTCCTGAAAAAAGAACTGATTTATGTGCCTGTAATTGGCTTGTGCTGGTGGGCACTGGATTTTCCTTTTATGCAGCGTTTAACAGCAAAACAGCTGGCGGAAAAGCCTGAACTCAAAGGCACTGATATAGCAACGACCCGTAAAGCCTGCGAAAAGTTTCGCTACAAACCAGTCTCTGTGATGAATTTTCTTGAAGGCACCCGCTTTACTCAATACAAACATGACAAACAACAATCGCCTTTTACCCACTTGCTCAAACCAAAAGCGGGTGGCATTTCTTTTGTACTGAATGCTATGGGTGAACATTTGCACAAGCTGCTGGATGTGACCATTTGTTACCCTAAAGAAATCCCTACGTTCTGGGATTACATTTCCGGCAAGGTACAGGATATTAAAGTGCGGGTACGGGTATTACCTATAGATCCCAACCTGATTGGGGATTATGAAGATCCGGTGTTTAAACAAAGATTTCAAGCCTGGGTGAATCAACTCTGGTTAGATAAGGATCAGTTACTAAGCGAGCTGAAACAGGGAGAACGGAGCTAA
- the speA gene encoding biosynthetic arginine decarboxylase translates to MADWGIEKARSIYNVAVWSEGYFDVNNNGDLVAYPDQDHKKPGINFPELTARFKEEGLTLPVLVRFTDILQHRVGTLINSFAQAKQEREYKGEYTAVYPIKVNQQFSVVKKLVSHDSGKVGLEAGSKPELMAILGVTDKPLRIVCNGYKDSEFLRLATIGQMMGHQVYVVVEKITELKTLIREIDSLGQAPMIGIRIKLNSVGKGKWQNTGGEKGKFGLTATQVLQAIDILRDAGKLDLLQLVHFHIGSQIANIRDIHNAIRECARHYAELRTLGVPITTVDVGGGLGVDYEGSNSRSACSMNYTMLEYARNVVYGLKEVCDEYDLPHPNIITESGRAMTAHHAVLITDAIDVERAPGLVNMPEPSEDSPAVIWALWDSYKNVTPRTAVEAYHDAVHYFTDAHAQYVHGLLTLKDWSLLEQIYFATINKVKNKLDLSSRSHRDIHDELNEKLADKLFVNFSLFQSMPDAWGIDQLFPVMPLERMNESLEHRAIIQDITCDSDGVLKSYADGNGIESSLPLPSYKEDSQFLLGMFMVGAYQEILGDLHNLFGDTDSVHVELDDEGGYRLTNAIKGDTVADVLRYVQFDAKKLLASYQKQLARMDFSPEMQASYLDELKSGVYGYTYFED, encoded by the coding sequence ATGGCAGATTGGGGTATCGAAAAAGCACGATCCATATATAACGTAGCAGTCTGGAGTGAAGGCTATTTTGATGTTAACAACAATGGCGACCTGGTAGCTTATCCGGATCAGGACCATAAAAAACCTGGTATTAATTTCCCGGAACTGACTGCCCGTTTTAAAGAGGAAGGCTTAACCCTGCCCGTATTGGTACGTTTTACCGATATTCTGCAGCACCGTGTTGGCACCTTAATTAATTCTTTTGCTCAGGCCAAACAAGAGCGTGAGTACAAAGGCGAATACACAGCCGTTTACCCTATCAAAGTAAACCAGCAATTTTCTGTAGTGAAAAAGCTGGTGAGCCATGACAGCGGTAAAGTAGGTTTAGAAGCGGGTTCCAAACCTGAGCTGATGGCTATTTTAGGTGTCACCGACAAACCTTTGCGTATTGTCTGTAACGGCTACAAAGATTCTGAATTCCTGCGTTTAGCCACTATTGGCCAGATGATGGGTCATCAGGTTTATGTGGTAGTTGAGAAAATCACTGAATTAAAAACCTTAATCCGCGAGATCGACAGTTTAGGTCAGGCGCCTATGATTGGTATCCGTATCAAGCTGAACTCAGTCGGTAAAGGCAAATGGCAAAACACCGGTGGTGAAAAAGGCAAGTTTGGTTTAACAGCCACTCAAGTGCTGCAAGCCATCGACATTCTGCGTGACGCTGGCAAACTGGACTTATTGCAGTTAGTGCACTTCCATATCGGCTCTCAGATTGCCAATATTCGTGATATTCACAATGCGATTCGTGAATGTGCCCGTCACTACGCTGAACTGCGCACTTTAGGTGTGCCTATCACTACGGTTGACGTAGGTGGTGGTTTAGGTGTGGATTACGAAGGTTCAAACTCACGTTCAGCCTGTTCGATGAACTACACCATGCTGGAATACGCCCGCAACGTGGTGTACGGCTTAAAAGAAGTCTGTGACGAATACGACTTGCCACATCCGAACATTATCACTGAATCTGGCCGTGCTATGACTGCACACCATGCTGTGTTAATTACCGATGCAATTGACGTTGAACGCGCTCCGGGCTTAGTGAATATGCCAGAGCCAAGCGAAGATTCACCGGCCGTGATTTGGGCTTTGTGGGATTCGTATAAAAACGTTACGCCACGTACAGCGGTAGAAGCCTACCACGATGCAGTGCATTATTTTACCGATGCCCACGCTCAGTATGTGCATGGTTTGCTGACGTTAAAAGACTGGTCTTTGCTGGAGCAAATTTACTTTGCCACCATCAACAAAGTGAAAAACAAGCTGGATTTATCCTCGCGTTCACACCGGGATATTCACGATGAGTTAAACGAGAAATTAGCCGACAAGCTGTTTGTGAACTTCTCTTTGTTCCAGTCTATGCCGGATGCCTGGGGTATTGACCAGTTATTCCCCGTGATGCCACTGGAACGCATGAATGAGTCGCTGGAACACCGCGCTATTATTCAGGACATTACTTGTGACTCTGACGGTGTACTGAAAAGTTATGCCGACGGTAACGGTATTGAATCCAGCTTGCCACTGCCTTCTTACAAAGAAGACTCGCAGTTCCTGTTGGGTATGTTTATGGTCGGCGCTTACCAGGAAATTCTGGGCGACTTACACAACCTGTTTGGTGACACAGACTCAGTCCATGTTGAATTGGATGACGAAGGCGGTTACCGTCTGACCAATGCGATTAAAGGCGACACAGTGGCTGACGTTTTACGTTATGTACAGTTTGACGCGAAGAAGCTGCTTGCCTCTTATCAGAAGCAATTAGCGCGGATGGACTTTAGCCCGGAGATGCAGGCGTCTTATTTAGATGAACTGAAATCCGGGGTTTATGGTTACACCTACTTCGAAGATTAA
- a CDS encoding acyltransferase produces the protein MLYWLPVVLKAPLAFLLFSCNLAVWGTLVTLIGIAKLLSPSATARAFWSKPAHWCYRGWSRYNKLLMELFNKVEWQVSGVAELKKDSWYLLISNHKSWLDIPVLSQFALNRIPEPKFFLKEELKWVPFIGSGSWALDMPFMKRYSQAQVAKNPELKGKDIETTRASCEKFKNTPTTIINFVEGSRFTTEKHKQKRSPFRHLLPPKAGGIAFTLASMGPQFHSVLDVTILYPDNPGHVALDMLCGRLKRVVVLVEILPVDNEIIGDYFNDEAFRVTFQNWLNQRWLKKDQAIAAYHQPETSASENALC, from the coding sequence ATGTTGTATTGGTTACCTGTAGTACTTAAAGCCCCTTTGGCGTTTTTGCTGTTTAGCTGCAATCTGGCAGTGTGGGGCACGCTGGTCACGCTGATTGGCATAGCCAAGTTGTTGTCGCCAAGCGCAACAGCCAGAGCATTCTGGTCTAAACCTGCACACTGGTGTTACCGCGGCTGGTCACGTTACAACAAGCTATTAATGGAGCTGTTTAACAAAGTCGAATGGCAGGTCAGCGGCGTGGCTGAACTGAAAAAAGACAGCTGGTATCTACTGATATCCAACCATAAAAGCTGGCTGGATATTCCGGTGTTAAGCCAGTTTGCGTTAAACCGTATTCCTGAACCTAAGTTCTTTTTAAAAGAAGAGCTGAAATGGGTGCCTTTTATTGGTTCAGGGTCCTGGGCTTTGGATATGCCTTTTATGAAGCGCTACAGCCAGGCACAAGTCGCGAAGAACCCAGAGCTTAAAGGCAAAGACATAGAAACTACCCGCGCCTCCTGCGAAAAGTTTAAAAATACCCCGACTACTATTATTAACTTTGTCGAAGGTTCACGTTTTACCACAGAAAAACATAAGCAAAAACGCAGCCCGTTCCGGCATTTATTGCCGCCCAAAGCCGGTGGTATTGCCTTTACTTTGGCCAGTATGGGCCCCCAATTTCATTCAGTACTGGATGTCACCATTCTGTACCCTGACAATCCGGGCCATGTGGCTTTAGATATGCTTTGTGGCCGCTTAAAACGCGTTGTAGTCTTAGTTGAAATTCTACCGGTAGATAATGAAATTATTGGCGATTATTTTAACGACGAAGCTTTTAGAGTCACCTTCCAGAACTGGCTGAATCAGCGCTGGCTGAAAAAAGATCAGGCTATTGCGGCTTATCATCAACCAGAGACATCAGCTTCGGAAAACGCCTTGTGTTAG
- a CDS encoding response regulator — MTELKRIMHVEDDPSIQAVAKVALEVVGGFTVETCSGGEEALKGFHAFQPQLILLDVMMPGMDGPSTLKKMQSDFDLSAIPVVFMTAKVQANEIESYKALGAADVVVKPFDPMTLSDQIRAIWQKLQGAES, encoded by the coding sequence GTGACAGAACTCAAACGTATTATGCATGTGGAAGACGATCCATCCATTCAGGCCGTGGCTAAAGTCGCATTAGAGGTGGTGGGTGGTTTTACCGTCGAAACCTGTAGTGGCGGTGAAGAGGCTTTAAAAGGTTTTCACGCTTTTCAACCGCAGCTGATTTTACTGGATGTGATGATGCCAGGTATGGACGGCCCCAGTACCTTAAAAAAAATGCAGTCGGATTTTGACTTAAGCGCCATTCCTGTGGTGTTTATGACAGCTAAAGTGCAGGCTAATGAAATTGAATCTTACAAAGCCTTAGGCGCTGCCGATGTAGTAGTGAAACCTTTTGACCCTATGACTTTGTCGGATCAAATCCGCGCAATCTGGCAGAAGCTTCAGGGGGCAGAGTCTTGA
- a CDS encoding tetratricopeptide repeat protein produces the protein MSANIKPVTIENVRELLELSFAQPVLFYFYSERSPACLNLGPVLQRIAQNYPDALTLAVVDCDQEQQLAAHFGVRSVPTVLFIKEGQPVDGFAGEEPEQAILQRLSAFLPKPEDQLLQQAMPLLEQQNWTEAYPLLKQANELAVDRVDIRLQLALVQVELGQLEAAEKALATVLMADQDALYHSVKARLELAQQAADSPEVKALEQALVTDPDNKELQQKLAVQYHQVQRSAEALALLFEILKQDLNFGEAKKLYLDILATLPKGEPLASSYRRKLYSLLY, from the coding sequence GTGTCAGCCAATATCAAGCCCGTTACTATAGAAAATGTTCGTGAACTGTTAGAGCTCTCTTTTGCCCAGCCTGTGCTGTTTTATTTTTATTCTGAGCGCAGTCCGGCCTGCTTAAATTTAGGCCCTGTTTTACAGCGTATTGCCCAAAATTATCCGGATGCGCTGACGCTGGCCGTAGTGGATTGTGATCAGGAGCAGCAGCTTGCAGCTCATTTTGGTGTGCGTTCAGTGCCTACAGTGCTCTTTATTAAAGAAGGTCAGCCAGTGGATGGTTTTGCTGGTGAAGAACCTGAACAGGCTATTTTGCAGCGTTTAAGCGCCTTCTTACCTAAGCCTGAAGATCAGTTGTTGCAGCAGGCTATGCCTTTGCTGGAGCAACAAAACTGGACTGAAGCTTATCCATTGCTAAAACAAGCCAATGAACTGGCCGTTGACCGGGTGGATATCCGTTTACAACTGGCCTTGGTGCAAGTGGAGCTGGGTCAGTTAGAGGCTGCCGAAAAAGCCCTGGCGACTGTATTGATGGCCGATCAGGATGCGTTGTATCACAGTGTCAAAGCGCGTTTAGAGTTAGCGCAACAAGCTGCTGATAGCCCTGAAGTGAAAGCGTTGGAACAGGCTTTAGTCACAGACCCTGATAACAAAGAACTGCAACAAAAACTGGCCGTGCAGTACCATCAGGTGCAACGTTCTGCTGAAGCTTTGGCCTTGCTGTTTGAAATATTGAAGCAGGATCTGAACTTTGGTGAGGCGAAAAAGCTCTATCTGGATATTCTGGCCACTTTACCAAAAGGTGAGCCTTTAGCGTCCAGCTACAGACGTAAACTCTATAGCCTGTTGTATTAA
- a CDS encoding mechanosensitive ion channel family protein, which translates to MLDQYLQQAASYFGQTIPPEHLLMLAIRLVLALVLLCLLFALARRYLMPVIAHLLDKVDGELEHQTQRERLQLASHVAHLVPAVVLISSAEKFFLHWPDFMSAVHLGLWIYLYCFAGMAFAALINFAAAIYSAVDRQSNVPYLGLAQILKLLDFIVVGILILSMLLDKSPVYLLSGLGALTAVLLLVFKDTILGLVASIQLATNNMVNRGDWIEMPKYGADGAVTEVALTTVKVQNWDNTITTIPTYALISDSFKNWRGMQQSGGRRIKRAIKIDIHSIGFLDEAEIQQLLEQQVLQPFFATQNAKDLLQQPHLTNLKLFRYYTQWLLQQNPNINQDMTLMVRQLESNEVGLPLEVYCFSADKVWGNYEQIQAEIFETLFATLPLFTLSTFQRIGGRQQEL; encoded by the coding sequence GTGTTAGATCAATATTTACAACAAGCGGCCAGTTATTTTGGCCAGACTATACCGCCAGAGCATTTGCTGATGTTAGCCATCCGGCTCGTGTTGGCATTGGTATTGTTATGCCTGCTTTTTGCCCTGGCCCGCCGTTATCTGATGCCTGTCATAGCTCATCTGCTGGATAAAGTAGATGGCGAATTAGAACATCAAACCCAAAGAGAACGGCTGCAACTGGCCAGCCATGTTGCGCATTTAGTGCCTGCGGTGGTACTGATTAGCTCTGCCGAAAAGTTTTTCCTGCACTGGCCTGATTTTATGTCTGCTGTGCATCTTGGTCTTTGGATTTACCTCTATTGTTTTGCAGGTATGGCTTTTGCTGCACTGATTAATTTTGCTGCTGCCATTTATAGTGCTGTAGACCGTCAGAGTAATGTGCCTTATCTGGGGCTGGCCCAAATTCTGAAATTACTCGACTTTATCGTAGTAGGCATACTGATCTTAAGCATGCTGCTGGACAAATCTCCGGTCTATTTACTCAGCGGTTTAGGCGCTTTAACAGCGGTATTATTGCTGGTGTTCAAAGACACTATTTTAGGTTTAGTCGCCAGTATTCAGTTAGCCACCAATAACATGGTGAACCGCGGCGACTGGATTGAAATGCCGAAATACGGCGCAGATGGTGCCGTGACTGAAGTAGCATTGACCACTGTTAAAGTACAGAACTGGGACAATACCATCACCACTATTCCTACTTATGCGCTGATTTCCGACTCCTTTAAAAACTGGCGTGGTATGCAACAATCCGGTGGCCGCCGTATTAAAAGAGCCATCAAAATTGATATCCACAGCATAGGTTTTCTGGACGAAGCGGAAATACAACAACTGTTGGAGCAACAAGTACTGCAGCCATTTTTTGCGACACAAAATGCGAAGGACTTGTTACAGCAACCGCACCTGACCAACCTGAAGCTGTTTCGTTATTATACCCAGTGGCTATTGCAGCAAAACCCAAACATTAATCAGGATATGACTTTGATGGTGCGTCAGCTGGAATCTAACGAAGTCGGTTTACCGCTTGAAGTCTATTGCTTCAGTGCAGATAAAGTCTGGGGTAACTATGAGCAAATTCAGGCCGAAATTTTCGAAACCTTATTTGCCACTTTACCGCTTTTTACTTTGAGCACTTTCCAGCGGATAGGTGGCAGACAGCAGGAGCTTTAA
- a CDS encoding FHA domain-containing protein, whose product MAVIVEVLNKQQKVTERHKFSQPQVKLGRAFDNDVILFNKHVCPYHAKLQQDEKGHWWLEDLSSVNGSFVLDRKAVVAKEPLRSGEICWLGEQALRLYDDAHPVAETMPFSVTAQRLQAMGHWAFILLFALILAADQVVDIWLTLPKQLEHLWTVRLLELPKTLLIFCIWPAILALWSRFNQQESHFLPQLSLTYAALASSSVWGAFCYWLGFNLDGSAVAQVVEVLGYTLILAALFSGNLWLATHWSIKAQTSVAVAVALLATSGQWAALLTPPSPFDRSLQYDSRLLPLPFYLGQGKDMQQYEQDLQKLFEQVEQKRQASDKE is encoded by the coding sequence ATGGCAGTAATAGTGGAAGTACTGAACAAGCAGCAAAAAGTCACAGAGCGGCATAAGTTTTCACAGCCCCAGGTGAAGTTAGGCCGTGCTTTTGATAACGATGTTATTTTGTTTAATAAACATGTTTGCCCTTATCACGCCAAGCTGCAACAGGACGAAAAAGGTCATTGGTGGCTGGAAGATTTAAGTTCAGTCAATGGCAGTTTTGTGCTGGATCGAAAAGCTGTAGTGGCGAAAGAGCCGCTGCGTTCGGGTGAGATTTGTTGGTTAGGTGAACAGGCACTGCGCTTGTATGACGATGCACACCCTGTCGCTGAAACTATGCCTTTCAGTGTGACAGCCCAGCGGTTACAGGCGATGGGGCATTGGGCCTTTATCCTACTATTTGCTTTGATATTGGCGGCTGATCAGGTGGTCGACATCTGGTTAACTTTACCAAAGCAACTGGAGCATTTATGGACTGTCCGGTTGTTGGAATTGCCTAAAACCTTGTTGATATTCTGTATCTGGCCCGCCATTCTGGCGCTCTGGAGCAGGTTTAATCAGCAGGAAAGTCATTTTCTGCCTCAGTTAAGCCTGACCTATGCGGCGCTGGCAAGCAGCTCTGTCTGGGGCGCATTTTGTTATTGGCTGGGTTTTAATCTGGATGGTTCAGCTGTGGCACAGGTAGTTGAAGTACTGGGTTATACCTTGATCTTAGCTGCTTTGTTTAGTGGCAATTTATGGCTGGCAACGCACTGGTCCATCAAGGCTCAAACCTCTGTTGCTGTGGCCGTTGCTTTATTGGCGACCTCAGGCCAGTGGGCAGCTTTACTCACTCCTCCTTCGCCTTTTGATCGCAGCTTGCAGTACGATTCACGTTTATTACCTCTGCCTTTTTATCTGGGGCAAGGCAAAGATATGCAGCAGTACGAGCAGGACTTACAAAAGTTATTTGAGCAGGTTGAACAGAAGCGGCAGGCGTCGGATAAAGAATAA
- the speE gene encoding polyamine aminopropyltransferase, whose translation MSGDNKWFTEIFAASGSAFGLAITKKLDEVQSPFQHIEMFETTHFGNLMVIDGVIMLSSRDNFLYHEMLSHPVLFTHPAPKQVVIIGGGDCGTLREVLKHPDIEQVTQIDIDEQVTRMAEKYFPELCASNNDPRATLKFADGIQFMRDVAPESLDVVIVDSTDPIGPGEGLFNRAFYESCLKALRPGGILVQQSESPLIHMPLLKAMRDAMSDAGFADLQSLLFPQMVYPSGWWTCTLARKETKLDGFRVAAAQNPAFETQYYNAEVHQAAMALPNFVKKAFAEK comes from the coding sequence ATGTCGGGCGACAACAAATGGTTCACCGAAATTTTTGCGGCCAGTGGTAGTGCTTTTGGTTTGGCCATCACCAAAAAACTGGATGAGGTGCAGTCGCCTTTTCAACATATCGAAATGTTTGAGACTACGCATTTTGGTAATCTGATGGTGATTGATGGCGTTATTATGCTGAGCAGCCGTGACAATTTCCTATATCACGAAATGTTAAGCCACCCTGTGTTATTTACTCACCCAGCGCCAAAACAGGTGGTGATTATAGGTGGTGGTGACTGCGGTACTTTGCGTGAAGTATTAAAACACCCTGATATCGAACAAGTCACTCAAATTGATATCGACGAACAAGTGACCCGCATGGCGGAAAAATACTTTCCTGAACTCTGTGCATCCAATAACGACCCACGCGCAACCTTAAAATTTGCCGACGGTATTCAGTTTATGCGTGATGTTGCACCAGAATCTTTGGATGTAGTGATCGTCGACTCCACCGACCCTATAGGGCCGGGTGAAGGTTTATTTAACAGAGCATTTTATGAAAGCTGCTTAAAAGCACTGCGCCCAGGTGGCATTTTAGTGCAACAAAGCGAGTCGCCACTGATCCATATGCCACTTTTAAAAGCCATGCGTGATGCCATGTCAGACGCTGGTTTTGCTGATTTACAAAGCCTGTTGTTCCCGCAGATGGTGTATCCATCAGGTTGGTGGACTTGTACTTTGGCTCGTAAAGAGACCAAATTGGACGGCTTCCGCGTTGCCGCGGCACAAAACCCTGCCTTTGAAACCCAGTATTACAATGCCGAAGTGCATCAGGCTGCTATGGCTTTGCCTAATTTTGTAAAGAAGGCTTTTGCAGAGAAATGA